In Synechococcus sp. Nb3U1, one DNA window encodes the following:
- the tilS gene encoding tRNA lysidine(34) synthetase TilS — translation MARLSPLHLRVQHTIRQKQLFHPGQRLLVGLSGGQDSFCLLKILQDLQPRWDWKLFVLHCDHRWSEDETDCAQFLQKWLQQQGLPHAVETADPIRWDEAGARAWRYQQLSKWAKAWDCSAVVTGHTASDRAETFLFNLLRGTGVSGLTSLDWQRSLEGRDLDSPLLVRPLLDVSRHETEQFCQVYSLPVWPDRSNLDLAHARNRLRLEVIPYLREHLNPQLESALNRVASLLEAEHELVLAQTAQLWLVVYRPDPPRLLRDPLRKAPLAIQRQMLFQFLERVLPHHPSFAQVEAGIRLLHTGRGSRTPDYPGGGWMEVQGEHLIWRDPS, via the coding sequence GTGGCCAGGCTCTCTCCTCTGCACCTGCGAGTACAGCACACCATCCGACAGAAACAACTTTTCCACCCTGGTCAGCGGCTGCTGGTGGGGCTTTCTGGTGGCCAAGATTCCTTTTGTCTGCTCAAGATTCTCCAGGATTTGCAACCTCGCTGGGACTGGAAACTGTTTGTCCTCCACTGTGATCACCGCTGGTCAGAAGATGAAACCGATTGTGCTCAATTTTTGCAGAAATGGCTGCAGCAGCAGGGCCTACCCCACGCTGTGGAAACCGCTGATCCCATCCGCTGGGATGAGGCTGGGGCTAGGGCTTGGCGCTACCAACAACTGTCCAAATGGGCCAAGGCTTGGGATTGTTCTGCTGTGGTGACTGGGCACACCGCCAGCGACCGAGCGGAAACCTTTTTGTTTAATTTACTGCGGGGCACAGGAGTATCTGGGTTAACCAGCCTGGATTGGCAACGTTCTTTGGAGGGTAGGGATCTCGATTCTCCGCTTTTGGTACGGCCTTTATTGGATGTTTCCCGTCACGAAACAGAGCAATTTTGCCAAGTCTATTCCTTACCCGTCTGGCCAGATCGCAGCAATCTGGACTTAGCCCATGCCCGGAATCGGTTGCGCCTGGAAGTGATCCCCTATTTGCGGGAGCATCTCAACCCTCAATTGGAATCGGCTTTGAACCGTGTGGCCTCTTTGCTGGAGGCTGAACATGAGCTGGTGTTGGCCCAAACCGCCCAACTTTGGCTCGTGGTATACCGGCCGGATCCGCCAAGGCTGTTGCGGGATCCCTTGCGAAAAGCTCCTTTAGCCATTCAGCGGCAAATGCTATTCCAGTTTCTAGAGAGGGTACTGCCTCATCACCCAAGCTTTGCACAGGTGGAAGCCGGGATCCGCTTGTTGCACACAGGCCGTGGCAGCCGGACTCCCGATTACCCTGGTGGCGGTTGGATGGAGGTACAAGGAGAACATTTGATTTGGAGGGATCCCAGCTAA